The following nucleotide sequence is from Pseudonocardia abyssalis.
TTCGACAGCACGCTCACCCGGGTGGTCGGGAGCACGGTCAAGGTCTTCGGCTGGTACGACAACGAGTGGGGCTACGCCCAGCGCACGATCGACCTGGTCGACCTCGTCGCCTGCACCCTGCCCGAGCGGTGAGCGCCGCCCGCGCCGAGTTCGACCACGACCCGCCGGCCCCGCTCGCGAGCGTCGTGGTCCCGCTCGTCGACGCGGTCGCGCGCGACGACGCCGGCCGCGTGCTCCTCAGCCGCGCCGACTGCCTGCGGCTCATGGCGGCCACGGCCCTCGGACGGGTCGTGTTCACCGATGCGGCGATGCCCGCCGTCCGGCCGGTGACGTTCGTCCTCGACGGTGACGAGGCCGTGTTCCGCGTCCCGCACGGCGGGCCGCTGGACGCGGCCACCCACGGCGCGGTCGTCGGGTTCCAGGTCGACGCCATCGACCACGACACCCATGTCGGGTGGAGCGTGGTCGGCATCGGACGGGCCTACGAGGTGACCGCCCCCGGGCGGCGCGGCGGGCTCCCCGCGGGATGGGACGCAGACGGCACGGCCCACACCGTCGCCGTGCCGCTGGAACAGCTCAGCGGGGAGCGGATCCGGCTGGACTGAGCCGCCGGTCGACGCGGCCGCTGAACGCGGCCCGGGACCGACGGCCCCCAGGACGAGACCTACGGCCGTCGGGGCGGCGGGGCTCGGGGAGCACGGTCGACGACGGCGACCTGCCCCATCCGGCGCGACGGCATCCGGGGAGCGACTGCACGACCACCACCGTCGACAGGGGCCCCATCTCGCCGACCCGACGAAGTTCGTCGGGACCGTCCAGGCCTACGGGCAGGCCCAGCAGCTGAACGATCGACCCGCGCTCACGGCTTGCCGACCGGGCGGGTTCCGCCGGCCAGCACCTCGGAACGCCGGAGGAACTCCGTCTCGTCGATGTCGCCGCGGGCGAACCGCTCGGCCAGCACCTGTTCCGGGGTGAGCCGGGCCGCGGCCGGCCCGTCACTTCGGTGCAGGCGGCGCACGAGCACATACACCCCGAGTCCCACGAGCCACCACAGCAGAACCATGCCCATGGCCATGACCGGGGAACCCCAGCCGGTCATGCCGTCTCCGTACCAGAACATCATCACGAACCCTCTCGGTGGAACGGGTCAGGCGAGCACGTCGTCGTCCAGGCGGACGACGGCGACCGGGCACGGCGACCGGTGCAGCAGGGCGTTGCCGACCGACCCCAGCACCGACCCGGCGAACCCGCCCCGCCGCCGCGACCCGACGACGACCCGACGACGACCAGGAAGGTGCGCAGCCGCGACGTGCGCTGGGTCTGGACCTCGGCGGTGAACACGGAGTGCAGGGCGGCCGGGTGTGGCCGCGCCATGCTCACGAGTCGCCGAACCGGGTCCGGCGACGCAGGACGCCGCTGCGCCCGCCGCGCAGGTCCCCGGGTAGCGCACGCCGTCGGCCCGCGACTCGGGCGCGGCGCCGCGGGTCGCGGAGCGGCCGTTGCCAGGGGTGCACAGCGCCTCCCGGCGGCCCTCGTCGGCCGGGTCCCACCCGTCGAACACGAGCGTCCAGTCGTCGGTCATGGGCCTCCTCCGTCCCCTGCGACGCTAGGAGCCGGTCGGGATCCGGGGCACCGGCGAACGACCCCCGTCGGACGGGGCGTCCGGCCCTGACCCCGCAACCCGGCGCGGCGGATGCTGACGGCTCCCCCGTCTGTGAGGTCATCCATGACGCCCCTCGTCCACGCGCACCCCCGTACCGGAGGACCGCGATGACGACGCTGGTGGTGATGGGCGT
It contains:
- a CDS encoding pyridoxamine 5'-phosphate oxidase family protein, coding for MSAARAEFDHDPPAPLASVVVPLVDAVARDDAGRVLLSRADCLRLMAATALGRVVFTDAAMPAVRPVTFVLDGDEAVFRVPHGGPLDAATHGAVVGFQVDAIDHDTHVGWSVVGIGRAYEVTAPGRRGGLPAGWDADGTAHTVAVPLEQLSGERIRLD
- a CDS encoding SHOCT domain-containing protein, with product MTGWGSPVMAMGMVLLWWLVGLGVYVLVRRLHRSDGPAAARLTPEQVLAERFARGDIDETEFLRRSEVLAGGTRPVGKP
- a CDS encoding universal stress protein, which codes for MTDDWTLVFDGWDPADEGRREALCTPGNGRSATRGAAPESRADGVRYPGTCAAGAAASCVAGPGSATREHGAATPGRPALRVHRRGPDPAHVAAAHLPGRRRVVVGSRRRGGFAGSVLGSVGNALLHRSPCPVAVVRLDDDVLA